The Anaeromyxobacter sp. Fw109-5 genomic interval GCGCCGAGCGAGGTCACGTCCACGTCCACCCCCGGCATGACGAGGCGGTAGCGGGCGCGGCGGAAGCGCGCCAGGTCCGCGAGCCCGTACTGCGCGAGCAGCGGGAAGACGATGCCCATGTCCTCGAACGACTGGCAGCCCACGTCGAAGTAGAAGCCGCGGCGGCGGATGCCCCCCATGAGCCCGCCGGGCTGGTGATCGTGCTCGAGCACGAGGACGCGGTGTCCGCGCTGGCACAGCTCGGACGCGGCCACGAGCCCGGCGATCCCCGCCCCGACCACGATCGCGTCGAAGCGGCCCTCCGCCGCCTCGCGCGCGTCCCGGCGCGAGCGCGCCCTGGCCTCGGGCTCGGTCATGTCCGGGGCGCCGCCGTGAGATCGCGAGCGTGGGAGAGCGGGCGGGCGCGCAGCTCGGAGACGCGCGCGCAGCCGGTGAGGAACATGGCGAGCCGCAGCTCCTGGACGAGCCGATCGAGCTCCTCGGCCGCCGCCTCCCAGGACTGCTCCGCGGCCTTCAGCAGCGGCAGCGCGAGCGCCACCGCGTCCGCCCCGAGCGCGAGCGCCTTGGCGATCTCGATCCCGTTGCGGATCCCGCCGGACGCGACGACCACCCGATCCGGGAGCGCCTGCCGGCAGGCGGCGATGCTCTCCACCGTCGGGATCCCCCAGCGCGCGAAGGCCTCGCCGAGGCTCTTCCGCGCCGGATCGGCCGCGCGCAGGCTCTCGACCTTGGCCCAGGAGGTGCCGCCGAGCCCGCCGGTCTCCACCCCCGCCACGGGCAGCGCCGCGATCTTCCGCGCGGTGGTGCGGGAGATCCCCGCGCCGATCTCCTTCAGCAGCACGGGCACGCCGAGCTCCGGGATCACGGCGGCCAGCTTCGGCAGGAGCGCCGCGAAGCGCGTGTCCCCCTCGGGCTGGATCGCCTCCTGCAGCGGGTTCAGGTGGAAGTTGAACGCGTCGGCGCCGACGTCCCGCACCAGCGCCCGCAGCTCCGCCACGCCCACGCCGTAGTTGAGCTGCACCGCGCCCAGGTTTCCGAAGAGGAGCCGGAGCTCCGGCGCGGCGGCGCGCACCGCGTAGCTGTCGCGGCTGGCCGGATCCTGGAGCATGCGCCGCTGCGACCCGAGCGCGAACGCGACGCCGCAGCGCTCCGCGGCGCGCGCGAGGCGCCGGTTCATCTCGCCCGCCCGCGCCGTCCCTCCCGTCATCGCGCCGACCACGATGGGCGCCGCGAGCTTCTTCCCGAGGAGCTCCGTCTCGGTCCGCACCGCCGCGAGGTCCACCTCGGGCAGCGCGTCGTGATCGAAGCGCAGGGCGCCGAACCCGGTCGCGTCGCCGCCCGGGAGCTCGACCTGCTCCTCGAGGCACAGGGCGAGGTGACTGTCCTTCCGCTCGGCGATGGACATCCCGGATCTCCTCAGCCCATGAGCGACCGCACGGAGCGGACGACGTTCCCCAGGGTCGCCATCGAGTCCTGGACGGCGGAGGGCTCGTAGCCCGAGTGCACCATGCAGTCCGCGCAGCGCGGGTGGCGCCCGGCCCCGTACCGCTCCCACGCGGTGGTCTCCATGAGCTCCGCGAACGTCTTCGCGTAGCCGCCCTCGGAGAACAGGTAGCAGGGGCGCTGCCAGCCGAAGACGCTGTAGTTCGGGCTCCCCCACGGCGTGCACTGGTAGTCGCGGAGGCCGGAGAGGAAGTCGAGGTAGAACGGTGAGTGATTGAAGCGCCAGCCGCGCTCGCGCGCGGGCGCGAGCACGCGGCGGAAGAGCGCGCGCGTCTCGTCCCGTCGCAGGAAGTGGTCCTGGTCCGGCGCCCGCTCGTAGCCGTAGCCGGGGGAGACGGTCATCCCCTCCACCCCGAGCGCCATCACCTCGTCGAAGAACCGGTGCACCTCCTCGGGATCCTGGCCGACGAAGAGGGTCGAGTTGGTGGTGACGCGGAAGCCGCGCGCCCGCGCCGCGCGGATCGCGGCCACCGCGGTCCGGTGGACGCCCGCGCGCTGCACCGACGCGTCGTGGCGCTCCTCGACGCCGTCGAGGTGCACGTTGAAGGTCAGCCGCTCGTGAGGCTCGAACTGCGGGAGCTTCTTCTCGAGCAGGATCGCGTTCGTGCACAGGTAGACGAACCGGCCGCGCTCGACGAGGCCGCGCGCGACGCGGGCGATCTCCGGGTGGAGCAGCGGCTCGCCGCCGGCGATGCTCACGACCGGCGCGCCGCACTCGTCGGACGCCGCCCAGCACTGCTCGGGCGAGAGCGAGCTCCGCAGCACCGACTCGGGGTGCTGGATCTTCCCGCAGCCGGCGCACTCGAGGTTGCAGCGGAAGAGCGGCTCGAGCATCAGCACGAGCGGGTAGCGCGTCCGCCCGCGCAGCCGCTGGGACACGATGTAACGGCCGACCGCGACCGCCTG includes:
- the fni gene encoding type 2 isopentenyl-diphosphate Delta-isomerase, with protein sequence MSIAERKDSHLALCLEEQVELPGGDATGFGALRFDHDALPEVDLAAVRTETELLGKKLAAPIVVGAMTGGTARAGEMNRRLARAAERCGVAFALGSQRRMLQDPASRDSYAVRAAAPELRLLFGNLGAVQLNYGVGVAELRALVRDVGADAFNFHLNPLQEAIQPEGDTRFAALLPKLAAVIPELGVPVLLKEIGAGISRTTARKIAALPVAGVETGGLGGTSWAKVESLRAADPARKSLGEAFARWGIPTVESIAACRQALPDRVVVASGGIRNGIEIAKALALGADAVALALPLLKAAEQSWEAAAEELDRLVQELRLAMFLTGCARVSELRARPLSHARDLTAAPRT
- the hpnH gene encoding adenosyl-hopene transferase HpnH, encoding MGIPLKQAVAVGRYIVSQRLRGRTRYPLVLMLEPLFRCNLECAGCGKIQHPESVLRSSLSPEQCWAASDECGAPVVSIAGGEPLLHPEIARVARGLVERGRFVYLCTNAILLEKKLPQFEPHERLTFNVHLDGVEERHDASVQRAGVHRTAVAAIRAARARGFRVTTNSTLFVGQDPEEVHRFFDEVMALGVEGMTVSPGYGYERAPDQDHFLRRDETRALFRRVLAPARERGWRFNHSPFYLDFLSGLRDYQCTPWGSPNYSVFGWQRPCYLFSEGGYAKTFAELMETTAWERYGAGRHPRCADCMVHSGYEPSAVQDSMATLGNVVRSVRSLMG